Proteins encoded by one window of Halobaculum halobium:
- a CDS encoding alpha/beta hydrolase codes for MSAPTATPDRPPARRVRDERPSRERFATRRLTFSVEGDDCAGTLYRPRDADDPETVVLGHGFAAEAAFGLDRVAEHLADAGYAAFTFDYRGFGPSEGEPLVLPSRQIADWEAAIDRVRGIEDLGDGIALWGASLAGGHVVSVAADRYDVDAVVARTPFADGRSLLRSKSLRYLLRATAAGLRDRFAGLVGRQHEVKVYGRPGEFAALNEPGALDGYAALIPRDSTWQNGTRARTLLALPRYRPVADASAVTCPSLVVAGTNDEVVPYGIAEGLAADLPESSLVALPMGHWDHYDERFVEVLAHEVAFLDENLRSRGR; via the coding sequence GTGAGCGCACCGACGGCGACCCCCGACCGGCCGCCGGCGCGGCGCGTGCGCGACGAGCGCCCCTCCCGCGAGCGGTTCGCCACCAGACGGCTCACGTTCTCGGTCGAGGGCGACGACTGCGCCGGGACGCTGTACCGCCCGCGCGACGCGGACGACCCCGAGACGGTCGTGCTCGGGCACGGCTTCGCCGCGGAGGCGGCGTTCGGGCTCGACCGGGTGGCCGAACACCTCGCGGACGCGGGGTACGCGGCGTTCACCTTCGACTACCGCGGCTTCGGCCCCTCCGAGGGCGAGCCACTGGTGCTCCCGAGTCGCCAGATCGCCGACTGGGAGGCCGCGATCGACCGCGTCCGCGGGATCGAGGACCTCGGCGACGGGATCGCGCTGTGGGGCGCCTCGCTGGCGGGCGGTCACGTCGTCAGCGTCGCCGCCGACCGCTACGACGTGGATGCGGTCGTCGCCCGCACGCCGTTCGCCGACGGGCGGTCGCTACTGCGGAGTAAATCCCTGCGGTATCTCCTGCGCGCGACCGCGGCGGGGCTGCGCGACCGCTTCGCTGGGCTCGTCGGCAGACAGCACGAGGTGAAGGTGTACGGCCGCCCGGGTGAGTTCGCGGCGCTGAACGAGCCCGGCGCGCTCGACGGCTACGCGGCGTTGATCCCGCGCGACTCGACGTGGCAAAACGGGACCCGCGCGCGGACGCTGCTGGCGCTCCCCCGCTACCGGCCGGTCGCCGACGCGTCGGCGGTGACGTGTCCGTCGCTCGTCGTCGCCGGGACGAACGACGAGGTGGTGCCGTACGGTATCGCCGAGGGACTCGCGGCCGACCTCCCGGAGTCGTCGCTGGTGGCGCTCCCGATGGGTCACTGGGACCACTACGACGAGCGGTTCGTCGAGGTGTTGGCTCACGAGGTGGCGTTCCTCGACGAGAACCTGCGGTCGCGGGGCCGGTAA
- a CDS encoding DUF7351 domain-containing protein, with translation MGIISALGEASGEGGYATLSFSELQEATGIEDNGHFNYHLKKLVEEFVEDREDGYALTLAGIRAYQAIVAQQQLPSTEVAPFDLHSADECHCGGVIEAWYENGRFHAECNECDESIQYYPVSPRSFDVADPDTLVTAAARRITRDESSMVRGVCPYCTGNVTWSFEMPEGYWAENGMQQEDIVSHVACDDCAWFMYGTIGGKARFNTIISSFLATRGHDPWREPPWGEPFEYTERVLSDDPWRLELTYELEGDELTVTVDGSLNVIDHELTEGAVDRED, from the coding sequence TTGGGGATCATCTCGGCGCTCGGGGAGGCCAGCGGCGAGGGCGGGTACGCGACGCTCTCGTTCTCGGAGTTACAGGAAGCGACGGGTATCGAGGACAACGGCCACTTCAACTACCACCTGAAGAAGCTCGTCGAGGAGTTCGTCGAGGACCGGGAGGACGGGTACGCGCTGACGCTGGCGGGGATCCGGGCGTATCAGGCGATCGTGGCTCAACAACAGCTACCGTCGACGGAAGTCGCCCCGTTCGATCTCCACAGCGCCGATGAGTGTCACTGTGGGGGAGTCATCGAGGCGTGGTACGAGAACGGGCGGTTCCATGCTGAGTGCAATGAGTGTGACGAGTCGATCCAATATTATCCCGTTTCGCCGAGAAGTTTCGATGTAGCGGACCCGGATACTCTCGTCACCGCGGCCGCTCGGCGGATAACACGCGACGAGTCTTCAATGGTGCGCGGCGTTTGTCCGTACTGCACCGGAAACGTGACATGGTCGTTTGAGATGCCCGAGGGGTATTGGGCTGAAAACGGAATGCAGCAGGAAGACATCGTTTCACACGTAGCCTGCGACGACTGCGCGTGGTTCATGTACGGGACAATAGGCGGGAAAGCACGGTTCAACACCATCATCTCATCATTCCTCGCTACCCGCGGACACGACCCGTGGAGAGAGCCGCCGTGGGGAGAGCCGTTCGAGTACACGGAACGTGTTTTGAGTGACGATCCGTGGCGCTTAGAATTAACGTATGAACTCGAGGGCGACGAACTGACCGTAACCGTCGACGGGAGCCTCAACGTGATCGACCACGAACTCACCGAAGGTGCAGTCGACCGCGAGGATTAA
- a CDS encoding prolyl oligopeptidase family serine peptidase, which translates to MSEDAPNARAPPPETPRRPVADELHGESITDPYRWLEGDDGEVREWTDAQNRYAAALLDTPHREALAERFESLGRVDQYGAVTPAGDRLFQEVKRPDDEQPVLYAYDDHAAVGTDEGTVLVDPNEWAGDGTVSVDWFVPGPEGEYVAYGVAEGGDEQYDIRIVDAATAAVVETVEDAGRTQADGFAWVAQVADAVSADADPRGFYYVTTGAAGGDGDAGGDADGAAMDDGADGDNAADGQLDKTIRYHEFGSHTAPVEDHVVATDIGETTWPTLATDGDALVAGYVEGWERSDVYGYRGDPTEAELRSVLTDYDAVFEPTVDGDRDRLLLATDHDADYARVIATPLSDALAGDAETPEAYDELVPETDAVLRGIERAGGRLIAHYHRDASSELAILDADGQRERTVDLPAFPTAAGIHGASDDAEAYLTVQSFAEPPAVRRVDLDDGTTATLCRQSTAVEFDIEVSQEWFESADGTDVPAFVVRRSDVDPDGDNPALLTGYGGFRVNRTPTFDRFRLPFLAAGGVFVLATLRGGTEYGEPWHEAGRREHKQRVFDDALAVADGIAETGWADPDRIGVVGGSNGGLLVGALLTQRPERWAVALCHVPLLDMLRFHRFLLGASWTTEYGHPEEDPEAFAYIREYSPYHNAPEADYPATMFTTALGDTRVHPSHARKMTALVQERNTGGEPVILRVEDDAGHGVGKPTSMQVRENSERWGFVFERLGMDVPRSN; encoded by the coding sequence ATGTCCGAAGACGCGCCGAACGCGCGAGCGCCGCCTCCGGAGACGCCACGCAGACCGGTCGCAGACGAGCTCCACGGCGAGTCGATCACGGATCCGTACCGCTGGCTGGAGGGCGACGACGGCGAGGTCCGGGAGTGGACCGACGCACAGAACCGGTACGCGGCGGCGCTCCTCGACACTCCGCACCGCGAGGCGCTCGCCGAGCGGTTCGAGTCGCTCGGGCGCGTCGACCAGTACGGCGCGGTTACGCCCGCCGGCGATCGCCTGTTCCAAGAGGTGAAGCGCCCCGACGACGAGCAGCCAGTCCTGTACGCCTACGACGACCACGCCGCCGTCGGCACCGACGAGGGGACCGTCCTGGTCGACCCCAACGAGTGGGCCGGCGACGGAACCGTCTCCGTGGACTGGTTCGTTCCCGGCCCCGAGGGGGAGTACGTCGCGTACGGCGTCGCCGAAGGCGGCGACGAGCAGTACGACATCAGGATCGTCGACGCCGCCACCGCAGCCGTCGTCGAGACGGTCGAGGACGCCGGACGCACCCAGGCGGACGGCTTCGCGTGGGTAGCGCAGGTCGCGGACGCGGTCTCCGCTGACGCCGATCCTCGCGGCTTCTACTACGTTACGACGGGCGCCGCTGGCGGCGATGGCGATGCCGGCGGCGACGCCGACGGAGCCGCGATGGACGACGGGGCGGATGGCGACAACGCAGCCGACGGTCAACTCGACAAGACGATCCGGTACCACGAGTTCGGCTCGCACACGGCCCCCGTCGAGGATCACGTCGTCGCGACCGATATCGGCGAGACGACGTGGCCGACGCTCGCCACCGACGGCGACGCGCTCGTGGCCGGCTACGTCGAGGGGTGGGAGCGGTCGGACGTGTACGGCTACCGCGGGGACCCGACGGAGGCCGAACTGCGATCGGTTCTCACAGACTATGACGCCGTATTCGAGCCGACGGTCGACGGCGACCGCGACCGCCTGTTGCTAGCGACCGATCACGACGCCGACTATGCGCGCGTGATCGCGACACCGCTGAGCGACGCGCTCGCGGGAGATGCGGAGACCCCGGAAGCGTACGACGAACTGGTCCCGGAGACGGACGCCGTCCTCCGCGGTATCGAGCGCGCGGGGGGCCGACTGATCGCGCACTACCACCGCGACGCCAGCTCCGAACTCGCGATCCTCGACGCCGACGGCCAGCGAGAGCGGACGGTCGATCTCCCGGCGTTCCCGACGGCCGCGGGGATCCACGGCGCGAGCGACGACGCCGAGGCGTACCTCACGGTGCAGTCGTTCGCCGAGCCGCCCGCCGTCCGCCGCGTCGACCTCGACGACGGGACGACAGCGACGCTGTGCCGGCAGTCCACGGCGGTCGAGTTCGACATCGAGGTGAGCCAAGAGTGGTTCGAGTCGGCCGACGGCACCGACGTGCCGGCGTTCGTCGTCCGTCGGAGCGACGTGGATCCCGACGGCGACAACCCCGCGCTGCTCACCGGCTACGGTGGCTTCCGGGTGAACCGGACGCCGACGTTCGACCGGTTCCGGCTGCCGTTCCTCGCCGCCGGCGGCGTGTTCGTGCTCGCGACGCTCCGCGGGGGGACCGAGTACGGCGAGCCGTGGCACGAGGCCGGGCGTCGGGAGCACAAGCAGCGCGTGTTCGACGACGCGCTCGCGGTCGCCGACGGCATCGCCGAGACCGGCTGGGCCGATCCCGACCGTATCGGCGTTGTCGGCGGCTCCAACGGCGGGCTGCTGGTCGGTGCGCTGCTCACCCAGCGGCCCGAGCGGTGGGCGGTCGCGCTGTGTCACGTGCCGCTGCTCGACATGCTGCGGTTCCACCGCTTCCTGCTCGGGGCGTCGTGGACGACCGAGTACGGCCACCCCGAGGAGGACCCGGAGGCGTTCGCGTACATCCGCGAGTACTCGCCGTACCACAACGCCCCCGAGGCCGACTACCCCGCGACGATGTTCACGACGGCGCTGGGCGACACCCGCGTGCACCCGAGCCACGCGCGCAAGATGACCGCGCTCGTGCAGGAACGGAACACCGGCGGGGAGCCGGTGATCCTCCGCGTCGAGGACGACGCGGGCCACGGCGTCGGCAAGCCAACGTCGATGCAGGTGCGCGAGAACAGCGAGCGGTGGGGGTTCGTGTTCGAGCGGTTGGGGATGGACGTACCGAGATCGAATTAA
- a CDS encoding amino acid permease yields the protein MSGDEELAKDLGPLAALTIGVGTMIGAGIFVLPGVAISEAGSFAVISFVLGGAIAILTAFSASELGTAMPVSGGAYYYVNQALGPMFGSVAGWANWMGLAFASAFYMVGFGEYVVNISGGSIGIPFVGIAIPVGVKAVALTGAALFVLINYVGAKETGRLQNVIVVLLVIILTVFTIAGTLRADPANIAEGTGFGPMLTTTGLIFVSYLGFVQITSVAEEIKDPGRNLPRAVIGSVVIVTVIYALVLIVMSAAVEQGFIANIPDGQIAVVEVARIVLGPAGAIAMLIGGLLATASSANASILASSRINFAMGRDRLVSPNLNEIHPRFGTPYRSIAMTGALILLFIVLADVNTLATLGSVLHLIIYALLNVALIVFREADVEGYEPSYTVPLYPVVPVLGAIVSLALIVFIEPTVVLIGGAFVAFALVWYFGYARSRTESEGALAEYVRSKSEEMPDAAVGAADAVAPDGGEYRVLVPLANPATEGTLIELAANIARERGGTVEAVHIVSVPDQTSLAHAAEHVPSFDDTNDEILERARLDAEDLGVPVETTTVVSHQSFAEVFDVADSHNADLVVMGWGPEGHGAPGRVEGRMDELTQNLPCDFLVLKDRGFDPERVLVPTAGGPDSDLSAEIAVALRNSFGSEIRLLHVADDVGDGKEFLAGWANDHGLGDAELLVESGDVEAAIEHHAADSSLVVIGATERGMLSRLINGALALDVVNDVDCSVLLAERPTGRSLRDRLFGR from the coding sequence ATGAGCGGCGACGAGGAGCTCGCGAAGGACCTCGGCCCGCTCGCGGCGCTGACGATCGGCGTCGGGACGATGATCGGCGCGGGGATCTTCGTTCTCCCGGGCGTCGCGATCAGCGAGGCCGGGTCGTTCGCCGTGATCTCGTTCGTGCTCGGGGGCGCCATCGCGATCCTGACGGCCTTCTCCGCCTCGGAGTTGGGGACGGCGATGCCGGTGTCCGGCGGCGCGTACTACTACGTGAACCAGGCGCTTGGCCCGATGTTCGGCTCCGTCGCCGGCTGGGCCAACTGGATGGGGCTGGCGTTCGCCTCCGCGTTCTACATGGTCGGGTTCGGCGAGTACGTCGTCAACATCTCCGGCGGGTCGATCGGGATCCCGTTCGTCGGGATCGCGATCCCCGTCGGGGTGAAGGCCGTCGCGCTCACGGGCGCGGCGCTGTTCGTCCTCATCAACTACGTGGGCGCAAAGGAAACCGGACGTCTCCAGAACGTGATCGTCGTGCTCTTGGTGATCATCCTGACCGTGTTCACGATCGCGGGCACGCTCCGCGCGGATCCGGCGAACATCGCCGAGGGGACCGGCTTCGGGCCGATGCTCACGACGACCGGGCTCATCTTCGTCTCCTACCTCGGATTCGTCCAGATCACCTCCGTCGCAGAGGAGATCAAAGACCCCGGGAGGAACCTCCCGCGAGCCGTCATCGGCTCTGTCGTCATCGTGACCGTCATCTACGCGCTCGTGCTCATCGTGATGAGCGCCGCCGTCGAGCAGGGGTTCATCGCGAACATCCCGGACGGCCAGATCGCGGTCGTCGAGGTAGCGCGGATCGTCCTCGGCCCCGCAGGGGCGATCGCGATGCTAATCGGCGGGCTCCTCGCGACGGCCTCCTCGGCGAACGCCTCGATCCTCGCGTCCTCGCGGATCAACTTCGCGATGGGCCGGGACCGGCTCGTCTCTCCGAACCTCAACGAGATCCACCCCCGATTCGGGACGCCCTACCGCTCGATCGCCATGACGGGCGCGCTCATTCTCCTGTTCATCGTCCTCGCGGACGTGAATACGCTCGCGACGCTCGGGTCGGTGCTCCACCTCATCATCTACGCCCTCCTCAACGTCGCGCTGATCGTGTTCCGCGAGGCAGACGTCGAGGGGTACGAGCCGAGCTACACCGTCCCGCTGTATCCCGTCGTGCCGGTGCTCGGCGCGATCGTCTCGCTCGCGCTCATCGTCTTCATCGAGCCGACGGTCGTACTCATCGGCGGCGCGTTCGTCGCGTTCGCGCTGGTGTGGTACTTCGGATACGCCCGCTCGCGGACGGAAAGTGAGGGCGCGCTCGCGGAGTACGTCCGCTCGAAGTCCGAGGAGATGCCCGACGCCGCCGTCGGTGCGGCGGACGCGGTCGCTCCCGACGGCGGGGAGTACCGCGTGCTGGTGCCGCTGGCGAACCCCGCAACCGAGGGGACGCTCATCGAACTCGCGGCCAACATCGCCCGCGAGCGCGGCGGTACCGTCGAAGCGGTCCACATCGTCTCGGTGCCCGACCAGACCTCCCTGGCGCACGCCGCCGAGCACGTCCCCTCCTTCGACGACACGAACGACGAGATCCTCGAACGCGCCCGCCTCGACGCCGAGGATCTGGGCGTCCCCGTCGAGACCACGACGGTCGTCTCCCACCAGTCGTTCGCGGAAGTGTTCGACGTGGCGGACAGCCACAACGCGGACCTCGTCGTGATGGGCTGGGGGCCGGAGGGCCACGGCGCCCCCGGCCGTGTCGAGGGTCGGATGGACGAGCTCACCCAAAACCTCCCGTGTGACTTCCTCGTGCTCAAGGACCGCGGCTTCGACCCAGAGCGCGTGCTCGTCCCCACCGCTGGCGGCCCGGACTCTGACCTGTCCGCGGAGATCGCCGTCGCCCTGCGGAACTCCTTCGGTTCGGAGATCCGACTGCTTCACGTCGCCGACGACGTTGGCGACGGGAAGGAGTTCCTAGCGGGGTGGGCGAACGATCACGGCCTCGGTGACGCCGAACTCCTGGTCGAGTCGGGCGACGTCGAGGCGGCCATCGAGCACCACGCCGCCGACAGCTCGCTCGTGGTCATCGGCGCCACCGAGCGCGGCATGCTCTCGCGACTGATCAACGGGGCGCTCGCGCTCGATGTCGTCAACGACGTGGACTGCTCGGTCCTCTTGGCCGAGCGACCGACCGGCCGGAGTCTGCGCGACCGGCTGTTCGGTCGATAA
- a CDS encoding universal stress protein — MTAGERPALAGRRPGGLRGDAAATAAAIAAHDAEVGDVTLVYVVEKAGGAVDKAGVEQREAAADEAFDTFDAALPDVTADREIVYATDVVEGILAVADDVDATAVVFTPRDGGRFIRMLTGSVALRLVTDADRPVVSLPRPADEEPRGEGADDATEESE, encoded by the coding sequence GTGACCGCCGGTGAGCGACCTGCTCTCGCGGGTCGTCGTCCCGGTGGCCTCCGAGGGGACGCGGCCGCCACGGCCGCCGCCATCGCCGCCCACGACGCCGAGGTGGGCGACGTGACCCTCGTGTACGTCGTCGAGAAGGCCGGCGGCGCCGTCGACAAGGCGGGCGTCGAACAGCGCGAGGCGGCCGCCGACGAGGCGTTCGACACCTTCGACGCCGCGCTGCCGGACGTGACGGCCGACCGCGAGATCGTCTACGCCACCGACGTGGTCGAGGGGATCCTCGCGGTCGCCGACGATGTCGACGCGACGGCGGTCGTGTTCACGCCCCGCGACGGGGGCCGGTTCATCCGAATGCTCACCGGCAGCGTGGCGCTCCGGCTGGTCACCGACGCCGACCGCCCCGTGGTGAGCCTCCCGCGGCCGGCCGACGAGGAACCCCGCGGCGAGGGAGCTGACGACGCCACAGAGGAGAGCGAATGA
- the aglF gene encoding UTP--glucose-1-phosphate uridylyltransferase AglF, translating into MKAVVLAAGEGTRLRPLTEDKPKGMVEIDGKPILTHCFEQLAELGAEELVVVVGYRKQDIIDYYEDEFDGIPITYSHQREQQGLAHALLTVEESIDDDFMLMLGDNVFDANLEDVVRRQREERADAAFLVEAVDWEEASRYGVCDTNQFGEITDVVEKPEDPPSNLVMTGFYTFTPAIFHACHLVQPSNRGEYEISEAIDLLIQSGRTIDAIGIDGWRIDVGYPADRDEAEKRLTGESSPAVVEQSTGGS; encoded by the coding sequence ATGAAAGCCGTCGTTCTGGCCGCCGGCGAGGGGACGCGACTTCGGCCGCTCACCGAGGACAAGCCGAAGGGGATGGTCGAGATAGACGGGAAACCAATCTTGACACACTGTTTCGAACAGCTGGCGGAGCTGGGTGCCGAGGAGCTGGTGGTGGTGGTCGGCTATCGAAAACAGGACATCATCGACTACTACGAGGACGAGTTCGACGGGATTCCCATCACCTACTCGCACCAACGCGAGCAGCAGGGGCTGGCTCACGCCCTGCTCACCGTCGAGGAGTCCATCGACGACGACTTCATGCTCATGCTCGGCGACAACGTCTTCGACGCGAACCTCGAGGACGTCGTGCGTCGACAGCGCGAGGAACGAGCCGACGCCGCGTTCCTCGTCGAAGCGGTCGACTGGGAGGAGGCGAGTCGCTACGGCGTCTGTGACACCAACCAGTTCGGCGAGATCACCGACGTGGTCGAAAAGCCCGAGGACCCGCCGTCCAACCTGGTGATGACCGGGTTCTACACGTTCACGCCGGCCATCTTCCACGCGTGTCACCTCGTGCAGCCGTCGAATCGTGGGGAGTACGAGATCTCGGAGGCGATCGACCTACTGATCCAGAGCGGGCGGACGATCGATGCGATCGGGATCGACGGATGGCGGATCGACGTCGGGTACCCGGCGGATCGGGACGAGGCGGAGAAGCGATTGACCGGGGAGTCGTCGCCTGCAGTAGTGGAACAGAGCACAGGTGGGTCCTGA
- the aglM gene encoding UDP-glucose 6-dehydrogenase AglM, with protein MRMSIIGSGYVGTTIAACFADLGHEVVNVDIDEAVVAAINDADAPIHEDGLSDLIEAHAGPAGTGRLRATTDYDAVRDTEVTFLCLPTPQNDDGSIDRSIMEAGAERLGATLAQKTDWHSVVVKSTVVPGTTEDLLTPRLESESGKTAGEDFGVGMNPEFLREGTAVRDFLDPDKIVLGADDDRAHADMREVFQPLIDRSDTPVVETDTRTAEMIKYANNGFLAAKISLINDIGNICKEFDIDAYEVADAIALDDRIGEQFLRSGLGWGGSCFPKDTNAIVAAARDAGYEPEMLASAIRTNDRQPERLLSLLDAHLDVDGARVAVLGLAFKPGTDDVRNSRAIEVIRGLRERGATVAAYDPVATENMREYFPDLDYAESAQAALSDAHAAVVATDWDEFAALDGEFDAMASPIVVDGRRVIERRDGITYEGLTW; from the coding sequence ATGCGTATGAGTATTATCGGGAGCGGGTACGTGGGCACCACGATCGCCGCCTGCTTCGCGGACCTCGGTCACGAGGTCGTCAACGTCGATATCGATGAGGCGGTCGTCGCCGCGATCAACGACGCCGACGCACCCATCCACGAAGACGGCCTCTCGGACCTCATCGAGGCTCACGCCGGTCCGGCCGGTACCGGCCGCCTCCGAGCAACGACTGACTACGACGCCGTCCGAGACACCGAGGTTACCTTCCTGTGTCTCCCCACGCCCCAGAACGACGACGGGAGCATCGACCGATCCATCATGGAGGCAGGCGCGGAACGACTCGGTGCAACACTCGCACAGAAGACAGACTGGCACTCCGTCGTGGTCAAGAGCACCGTCGTTCCCGGAACGACCGAGGATCTACTCACGCCTCGCTTGGAATCGGAGTCCGGCAAAACCGCGGGCGAGGACTTCGGCGTGGGGATGAACCCGGAGTTCCTCCGCGAGGGAACCGCGGTCCGCGATTTCTTGGATCCGGATAAGATCGTCCTCGGCGCCGACGACGACCGCGCACACGCCGACATGCGCGAGGTGTTCCAGCCGCTGATCGACCGAAGCGACACGCCCGTCGTCGAGACGGACACGCGAACGGCGGAGATGATCAAGTACGCGAACAACGGCTTCCTCGCGGCGAAGATCTCGCTGATCAACGACATCGGGAACATCTGCAAGGAGTTCGATATCGACGCCTACGAGGTCGCCGACGCGATCGCCCTCGACGACCGAATCGGCGAGCAGTTCCTTCGAAGCGGACTCGGCTGGGGGGGCAGTTGCTTCCCCAAGGACACGAACGCGATCGTCGCCGCCGCTCGCGACGCCGGGTACGAGCCCGAGATGCTCGCGAGCGCCATCCGCACGAACGACCGCCAGCCCGAACGACTCCTCTCGCTGCTCGATGCACACCTCGACGTCGACGGCGCTCGCGTCGCCGTGCTCGGGCTCGCGTTCAAACCCGGAACGGACGACGTCCGGAACTCCCGAGCGATCGAGGTGATCCGCGGACTGCGCGAGCGCGGCGCGACCGTCGCCGCCTACGACCCCGTCGCGACCGAGAACATGCGCGAGTACTTCCCCGATCTCGACTACGCGGAATCCGCGCAGGCCGCACTCAGCGACGCGCACGCCGCCGTCGTCGCGACCGACTGGGACGAGTTCGCGGCGCTCGACGGCGAGTTCGACGCGATGGCGAGCCCGATCGTCGTCGACGGACGCCGGGTGATCGAACGGCGCGACGGGATCACCTACGAGGGGCTCACCTGGTAG
- the secY gene encoding preprotein translocase subunit SecY, producing the protein MGWKETAEPVLTRMPTVERPEGHVPFKRKLAWTAGILVMYFFLTNITMFGLATGGAEGDFYGRFRSILAGSQGSILQLGIGPIVTASIVLQLLGGADLLGLDTDDPRDQVLYQGLQKLLVVVMICLTGLPMVFAGNYLPVDGQLATSLGIGAGGMRTLLFAQMFVGGVLILFMDEVISKWGVGSGIGLFIIAGVSQQLVAGLFAVPALGTQVTGFFPAWYGIITGSIELDPFVQSLLFDPGNILALFTTVLIFAVVVYTESVRVEIPLSHARVKGARGRFPVKLIYASVLPMILVRALQANIQFLGQILNNYVTLPAIVGVYSQGQPVSGLFYYLAPIQQRADWMWFSGAFTVSAEPWQIIIRVLVDLTFMIIGGAIFAVFWVETTGMGPESTAKQIQNSGMQIPGFRKNPQVIEKVMERYIPQVTVIGGALVGLLAVLANMLGTLGGVSGTGLLLTVSITYKLYEEIAEEQLMEMHPMMRQMFGD; encoded by the coding sequence ATGGGTTGGAAAGAGACCGCGGAACCCGTACTCACGCGGATGCCGACGGTCGAGCGTCCGGAGGGGCACGTCCCCTTCAAGCGGAAGCTCGCCTGGACGGCCGGTATCCTCGTGATGTACTTCTTCCTCACGAACATCACGATGTTCGGGCTCGCGACGGGCGGGGCCGAAGGCGACTTCTACGGCCGATTCCGGTCGATCCTCGCGGGCTCGCAGGGGTCGATCCTACAGCTCGGTATCGGGCCGATCGTCACGGCGTCAATCGTCCTCCAGTTGCTCGGCGGCGCCGACCTGCTCGGCCTCGACACGGACGACCCCCGCGACCAGGTGCTGTACCAGGGGCTTCAGAAGCTGCTCGTCGTCGTGATGATCTGTCTGACGGGGCTGCCGATGGTGTTCGCCGGCAACTACCTGCCGGTTGACGGCCAGCTCGCGACCTCGCTGGGCATCGGGGCCGGCGGGATGCGAACGCTGCTGTTCGCGCAGATGTTCGTTGGCGGCGTCCTCATCCTGTTCATGGACGAGGTCATCTCCAAGTGGGGCGTCGGCTCCGGGATTGGCCTGTTCATTATTGCGGGCGTGAGCCAGCAACTCGTCGCCGGGCTGTTCGCCGTGCCCGCGCTGGGCACGCAAGTGACCGGCTTCTTCCCCGCGTGGTACGGCATCATCACCGGGAGCATCGAGCTTGACCCGTTCGTCCAGTCGCTGCTGTTCGACCCGGGGAACATCCTCGCGCTGTTCACGACGGTGCTCATCTTCGCGGTCGTCGTGTACACCGAGTCCGTTCGCGTCGAGATACCGCTGAGCCACGCCCGGGTGAAGGGCGCCCGCGGCCGCTTCCCCGTGAAGCTCATCTACGCGTCCGTCCTCCCGATGATCCTCGTTCGCGCGCTGCAGGCGAACATCCAGTTCCTCGGGCAGATCCTCAACAACTACGTGACCCTCCCGGCGATCGTCGGCGTCTACTCGCAGGGCCAGCCCGTGAGCGGGCTGTTCTACTACCTCGCACCGATCCAGCAGCGGGCCGACTGGATGTGGTTCTCCGGGGCGTTCACCGTGAGCGCCGAACCGTGGCAGATCATCATCCGGGTGCTCGTCGACCTCACGTTCATGATCATCGGCGGCGCCATCTTCGCGGTGTTCTGGGTGGAGACGACCGGCATGGGGCCGGAGTCGACCGCCAAGCAGATCCAGAACTCCGGGATGCAGATCCCCGGCTTCCGGAAGAACCCGCAGGTCATCGAGAAAGTGATGGAGCGGTACATCCCGCAGGTGACCGTCATCGGCGGCGCGCTCGTCGGCCTCCTGGCGGTCCTGGCGAACATGCTGGGCACGCTCGGCGGCGTCTCCGGCACGGGGCTACTGCTGACGGTTTCGATCACCTATAAGCTGTACGAGGAGATCGCCGAAGAGCAGCTCATGGAAATGCACCCCATGATGCGCCAGATGTTCGGCGACTGA
- a CDS encoding uL15m family ribosomal protein, with translation MTSKKRRQRGSRTHGGGSHKNRRGAGHRGGRGNAGRKKHERQQYGPLGKYGFKRPQGVQDEVVEVSVQKLDEDAALLAADGLAEEEGDGYALDARDVAEDGHEVDVVKVLGGGQVRGELHVVADAFTADARSLIEEAGGSAELTERAEQAQADAEASEEQSDEDSDDE, from the coding sequence ATGACGAGCAAGAAACGACGACAGCGCGGCTCGCGGACGCACGGCGGCGGCTCCCACAAGAACCGGCGTGGCGCCGGTCACCGGGGCGGCCGCGGCAACGCGGGACGCAAGAAACACGAGCGACAGCAGTACGGTCCGCTGGGCAAGTACGGCTTCAAGCGCCCGCAGGGCGTGCAAGACGAGGTCGTCGAGGTCTCCGTCCAGAAGCTCGACGAGGACGCCGCTCTGCTGGCGGCCGACGGTCTCGCCGAGGAGGAGGGCGACGGCTACGCCCTCGACGCTCGCGACGTGGCCGAGGACGGCCACGAGGTCGACGTGGTGAAGGTGCTTGGCGGCGGGCAGGTCCGCGGGGAACTGCACGTCGTCGCCGACGCGTTCACCGCCGATGCCCGCAGCCTCATCGAGGAGGCGGGCGGCTCCGCGGAGCTGACCGAGCGCGCCGAGCAGGCGCAAGCCGACGCCGAGGCGTCCGAGGAGCAGTCCGACGAAGACAGCGACGACGAGTAG